The DNA sequence GGTCGATACCGATACCGAGACCCGCGGTCGGCGGCAGGCCGTGCTCCAGTGCAGTAACGTAGTCTTCGTCATAGAACATCGCTTCGTCATCGCCTGCAGCTTTCGCGTTAACCTGATCCAGGAAGCGCTGTGCCTGATCTTCCGCATCGTTAAGCTCACTGAAGCCGTTACCGATTTCGCGCCCGCCGATGAAGAATTCGAAACGATCGGTAATTTCCGGGTTCTCGTCGTTACGACGCGCCAGCGGAGAGACTTCTGCCGGATATTCGGTAATAAAGGTTGGCTGAATCAGGTGCGCTTCCGCCACTTCTTCGAAGATCTCGGTCACGATACGCCCCAGGCCCCAGCTCTTCTCAACGTGAACGCCGATGCTTTCAGCAATGGCTTTCGCAGAATCGAAGTTATCCAGATCGGCCATCTCGGTTTCCGGACGGTATTTCTTGATGGCTTCACGCATGGTCAGCTTTTCAAACGGCTTACCGAAGTCGAAGGTCTGATCGCCATACGGTACTTCAGTATGGCCCAGAACGTCCTGCGCCAGGGTGCGGAACAGGGATTCGGTCAGCTCAATCAGATCTTTATAATCCGCATAGGCCATATAGAGTTCCATCATAGTGAACTCTGGGTTATGGCGAACGGAGATGCCTTCGTTACGGAAGTTACGGTTGATTTCGAACACGCGCTCAAAGCCGCCTACCACCAGACGTTTCAGGTACAGTTCCGGCGCGATACGCAGGTACATGTCCAGGTCCAGCGCGTTGTGATGGGTGATAAACGGACGAGCGGACGCGCCGCCGGGGATCACCTGCATCATCGGGGTTTCAACTTCCATAAAGCCGCGGCCAACCATGAACTGACGAATGCCAGCCAGAATCTGTGAACGCACTTTAAAGGTGTTGCGGGATTCATCGTTAGAAATGAGGTCCAGGTAGCGCTGACGATAGCGTGCTTCCTGATCCTGCAGGCCATGGAATTTGTCCGGCAGCGGACGCAGGGCTTTGGTCAGCAGACGCAGTTCGCTGCAATGGATAGAGAGCTCGCCGGTCTTGGTTTTAAACAGCTTACCGCGCGCAGCGATGATGTCTCCGAGGTCCCATTTTTTGAACTGCTCGTTGTATACGCCTTCCGCCAGATCGTCGCGGGCGACGTACAGCTGAATGCGGCCGCCAACGTCCTGCAGCGTAACGAAAGAAGCTTTACCCATGATACGGCGGGTCATCATACGGC is a window from the Klebsiella oxytoca genome containing:
- the lysS gene encoding lysine--tRNA ligase, translated to MSEQQAQGADAAIDLNNELKARREKLAALREQGIPFPNDFRRDHTSDQLHADFDSKENEELEALNVEVAVAGRMMTRRIMGKASFVTLQDVGGRIQLYVARDDLAEGVYNEQFKKWDLGDIIAARGKLFKTKTGELSIHCSELRLLTKALRPLPDKFHGLQDQEARYRQRYLDLISNDESRNTFKVRSQILAGIRQFMVGRGFMEVETPMMQVIPGGASARPFITHHNALDLDMYLRIAPELYLKRLVVGGFERVFEINRNFRNEGISVRHNPEFTMMELYMAYADYKDLIELTESLFRTLAQDVLGHTEVPYGDQTFDFGKPFEKLTMREAIKKYRPETEMADLDNFDSAKAIAESIGVHVEKSWGLGRIVTEIFEEVAEAHLIQPTFITEYPAEVSPLARRNDENPEITDRFEFFIGGREIGNGFSELNDAEDQAQRFLDQVNAKAAGDDEAMFYDEDYVTALEHGLPPTAGLGIGIDRMVMLFTNSHTIRDVILFPAMRPVK